From one Gemmatimonadaceae bacterium genomic stretch:
- a CDS encoding divalent metal cation transporter — protein sequence MNKIFQIALGIVTSVGGFLEIGSIATAAQAGAGFGFQLAWSILVGTICIAFLVEMSGRFSAVSKHTIPDAMRERFGVRFFAVPLLVMLLVSMLTLGAEVGGVAAALKLATGIPLPVWAVPVGLLAWFILWRMTFSFIENGVSLLGLVTLAFAVAAYKLHPSYAALGKGLLPTLPTHDASKYWFGAVSVLGASISPYLYYFYSSGAIEDKWDESYVPVNRAIAAIGMGFGGFLSVAVLVLAALIFHPRHIDVQQYEQLTGLLTPVLGRPGFWLFVASLGIACIGATLEISLSLAYLVAQGFGWRWGEDLSPRRDARFSLTYTAIVAIAVLFPLLGLDPLKLTNIAMALTAASLPVGVFPFLILMNDKTYLGKHTNGPIGNGVVLVVSLMAAVLAIVSIPLEIIGGG from the coding sequence GTGAACAAGATCTTCCAGATCGCGCTCGGCATCGTGACGAGCGTCGGCGGCTTTCTCGAGATCGGATCGATCGCCACCGCCGCGCAGGCCGGCGCGGGTTTCGGGTTTCAGCTCGCGTGGTCGATTCTCGTCGGCACGATCTGCATCGCGTTTCTCGTGGAGATGTCGGGCCGCTTCTCGGCGGTGAGCAAGCACACGATTCCCGATGCGATGCGCGAGCGCTTCGGCGTGCGATTCTTCGCCGTGCCGCTGCTCGTGATGCTGCTCGTGTCGATGCTGACGTTGGGCGCGGAAGTCGGCGGCGTCGCCGCCGCGCTCAAGCTCGCAACCGGAATTCCGCTGCCGGTGTGGGCCGTGCCCGTAGGACTGCTCGCGTGGTTCATCCTGTGGCGCATGACGTTCAGCTTCATCGAGAACGGCGTATCGCTGCTCGGGCTCGTGACGCTGGCGTTCGCCGTCGCCGCGTACAAGCTGCATCCGAGTTATGCGGCGCTCGGCAAGGGACTGTTGCCGACGCTGCCCACGCACGATGCATCGAAGTATTGGTTCGGGGCGGTGAGCGTGCTCGGCGCGTCGATCTCGCCCTATCTCTACTACTTCTATTCGTCGGGCGCGATCGAGGACAAGTGGGACGAGAGTTATGTCCCGGTGAACCGCGCGATCGCGGCGATCGGCATGGGGTTTGGCGGGTTCCTGTCGGTGGCGGTGCTCGTGCTCGCGGCGTTGATCTTCCATCCGCGGCACATCGACGTCCAGCAATACGAGCAATTGACCGGTCTGTTGACGCCGGTACTGGGCCGCCCCGGCTTCTGGTTGTTCGTGGCGTCGCTGGGCATTGCGTGCATCGGCGCGACGCTCGAGATCTCGCTGTCGCTGGCGTATCTCGTTGCGCAGGGGTTCGGGTGGCGATGGGGCGAGGACCTGAGCCCGCGGCGCGATGCGCGGTTCAGCCTGACGTACACCGCGATCGTGGCCATCGCCGTGTTGTTTCCGCTGCTCGGTCTGGATCCGCTCAAGCTGACGAACATCGCGATGGCGTTGACTGCCGCGTCGCTTCCCGTTGGCGTCTTTCCATTTTTGATATTAATGAACGACAAGACATATCTTGGAAAGCACACCAACGGCCCGATCGGCAACGGCGTCGTGCTCGTGGTGAGCTTGATGGCCGCGGTGCTGGCGATCGTCTCGATCCCGCTCGAGATCATCGGAGGCGGATGA